From Streptomyces sp. NBC_00775, one genomic window encodes:
- a CDS encoding zinc-dependent metalloprotease, whose translation MTSIGGAASTGMVDWNLAVATATRLVRPGPEVSRDEARSVVAELRRHAKASEEHVRGFTRMGDDIVRDTPVLVVDRPGWVRANVAGFREILKPLLDKMQERRGSTPGGAVLGAVGGKVTGVELGMLLSFLSSRVLGQYETFAPAGRDLPAGGASDSPSGGGRLLLVAPNIVHVERELDVQPHDFRLWVCLHEETHRTQFTAVPWLRDHLEGEIQSFLGETEVDPMTVLERIREAAQSLAGGRPDTEEDDGGRSLVEIVQTPAQREILGRLTAVMSLLEGHADFVMDGVGPAVVPSVGEIREKFQQRRAKGASRLDLALRKLLGLDAKLKQYRDGEKFVRAVVDQVGMDGFNRVWTSPNTLPTKTEIAKPADWVARVHRKAES comes from the coding sequence ATGACGAGCATCGGTGGTGCTGCATCTACTGGGATGGTCGACTGGAATCTCGCGGTGGCGACCGCGACCCGACTTGTGCGGCCGGGCCCCGAGGTGAGCCGTGACGAGGCCAGGTCCGTCGTCGCGGAACTGCGGCGGCACGCGAAGGCCTCGGAGGAGCACGTCCGGGGCTTTACTCGTATGGGCGACGACATCGTGCGCGACACCCCCGTACTCGTCGTCGACCGGCCAGGGTGGGTACGGGCCAACGTCGCCGGGTTCCGGGAGATCCTCAAGCCCCTCCTGGACAAGATGCAGGAGCGGCGCGGGAGTACCCCGGGTGGAGCCGTCCTGGGCGCCGTCGGCGGCAAGGTCACCGGCGTGGAGCTGGGCATGCTGCTGTCGTTCCTGTCGTCCAGGGTCCTCGGGCAGTACGAGACCTTCGCCCCCGCCGGCCGCGACCTGCCCGCAGGTGGCGCCTCTGATTCGCCGAGTGGCGGAGGCAGGCTCCTGCTGGTCGCGCCGAACATCGTGCACGTGGAGCGCGAACTCGACGTACAGCCCCACGACTTCCGCCTGTGGGTGTGTCTGCACGAGGAGACCCACCGCACCCAGTTCACGGCCGTGCCCTGGCTGCGCGACCACCTGGAGGGCGAAATCCAGTCTTTCTTGGGGGAGACCGAGGTCGACCCCATGACCGTTCTGGAGCGCATCAGGGAGGCCGCCCAGTCGCTCGCGGGCGGGCGCCCGGACACAGAGGAGGACGACGGCGGCCGTTCCCTCGTGGAAATCGTGCAGACGCCCGCCCAGCGCGAGATCCTCGGCCGGCTGACCGCTGTGATGTCCCTCCTGGAGGGGCACGCGGACTTCGTCATGGACGGAGTGGGCCCCGCCGTGGTCCCGTCCGTGGGCGAGATCCGCGAGAAATTCCAGCAACGCCGCGCCAAGGGGGCCTCCCGCCTCGACCTGGCGCTGCGCAAGCTACTCGGTTTGGACGCCAAACTGAAGCAGTACAGGGACGGCGAGAAGTTCGTGCGGGCGGTCGTCGACCAGGTCGGCATGGACGGGTTCAACCGTGTGTGGACCTCTCCGAACACGCTCCCGACCAAGACGGAGATCGCCAAACCGGCGGACTGGGTCGCGCGGGTGCACCGCAAGGCAGAGTCGTGA
- the ftsH gene encoding ATP-dependent zinc metalloprotease FtsH, whose amino-acid sequence MDVKRYFRGPVMWIVLAVLAVVVLMQVVGSSGGYKTVDTGQVVQAINDNKVEQAKITTGDEQTIKVQLKDGEKVDGSSKIQASYIGDQGVTLANTLQNKYENKQIPDGYTVSPTKQNAFVGILLSLLPFVLIVVVFLFLMNQMQGGGSRVMNFGKSKAKLITKDTPKTTFSDVAGSDEAVEELQEIKEFLQEPAKFQAVGAKIPKGVLLYGPPGTGKTLLARAVAGEAGVPFYSISGSDFVEMFVGVGASRVRDLFEQAKANAPAIVFVDEIDAVGRHRGAGLGGGHDEREQTLNQLLVEMDGFDVKGGVILIAATNRPDILDPALLRPGRFDRQIAVDRPDMQGRLEILKVHQKGKPVAPDVDLSAVARRTPGFTGADLSNVLNEAALLTARSNGKLIDNSMLDEAIDRVVAGPQKRTRIMSDKEKKITAYHEGGHALVAAASPNSDPVHKITILSRGRALGYTMVLPDEDKYSTTRNEMLDQLAYMLGGRAAEELVFHDPTTGAANDIEKATATARAMVTQYGMTERLGAIKFGGDNTEPFLGREMSHPRDYSEEVAALVDEEVKKLIENAHNEAWEILVENRDVLDALVLQLLEKETLNKEQIAEVFAPIVKRPARPAWTGSSRRTPSTRPPVLSPKELSLTNGANGSAPAIATATESVPVTEAASEDRTES is encoded by the coding sequence ATGGACGTGAAGCGATACTTCCGTGGGCCGGTCATGTGGATCGTGCTGGCCGTCCTTGCCGTGGTCGTGTTGATGCAGGTCGTCGGTTCGTCCGGCGGCTACAAGACGGTGGACACCGGCCAGGTCGTCCAGGCGATCAATGACAACAAGGTCGAGCAGGCCAAGATCACCACCGGCGACGAGCAGACCATCAAGGTCCAGCTCAAGGACGGCGAGAAGGTCGACGGCAGCTCAAAGATCCAGGCGAGCTACATCGGCGACCAGGGCGTGACCCTGGCCAACACACTGCAGAACAAGTACGAGAACAAGCAGATCCCGGACGGCTACACGGTCTCTCCGACGAAGCAGAACGCCTTCGTCGGGATCCTGCTGTCCCTGCTTCCCTTCGTCCTCATCGTCGTCGTCTTCCTGTTCCTGATGAATCAGATGCAGGGCGGCGGCTCCCGAGTCATGAACTTCGGGAAGTCCAAGGCGAAGCTCATCACCAAGGACACCCCGAAGACGACGTTCTCGGACGTCGCGGGTTCGGACGAGGCGGTCGAGGAGCTCCAGGAGATCAAGGAGTTCCTCCAGGAGCCGGCGAAGTTCCAGGCCGTCGGGGCGAAGATCCCCAAGGGCGTGCTCCTGTACGGGCCTCCTGGTACCGGTAAGACGCTCCTCGCGCGCGCTGTCGCGGGCGAGGCCGGCGTCCCCTTCTACTCGATCTCCGGTTCCGACTTCGTCGAGATGTTCGTCGGTGTCGGTGCCTCCCGAGTCCGTGACCTGTTCGAGCAGGCCAAGGCGAACGCTCCGGCGATCGTCTTCGTCGACGAGATCGACGCGGTCGGCCGCCACCGCGGCGCCGGCCTCGGCGGCGGTCACGACGAGCGCGAGCAGACGCTCAACCAGCTGCTCGTCGAGATGGACGGCTTCGACGTGAAGGGCGGCGTCATCCTGATCGCCGCCACGAACCGGCCCGACATCCTCGACCCGGCCCTCCTGCGGCCCGGCCGCTTCGACCGCCAGATCGCGGTCGACCGCCCGGACATGCAGGGCCGTCTGGAGATCCTCAAGGTTCACCAGAAGGGCAAGCCGGTCGCTCCGGACGTCGACCTGTCGGCGGTCGCGCGGCGCACGCCGGGCTTCACGGGCGCGGACCTGTCGAACGTGCTGAACGAGGCGGCGCTGCTCACCGCGCGCAGCAACGGGAAGCTGATCGACAACTCCATGCTGGACGAGGCGATCGACCGTGTGGTCGCGGGCCCGCAGAAGCGGACCCGGATCATGTCGGACAAGGAGAAGAAGATCACCGCGTACCACGAGGGCGGTCACGCCCTGGTCGCGGCGGCGTCTCCGAACTCCGACCCGGTCCACAAGATCACGATCCTGTCGCGCGGCCGTGCCCTCGGCTACACGATGGTCCTGCCGGACGAGGACAAGTACTCCACGACCCGCAACGAGATGCTCGACCAGCTGGCGTACATGCTGGGCGGGCGCGCGGCCGAGGAGCTCGTCTTCCACGACCCGACCACGGGCGCTGCGAACGACATCGAGAAGGCCACCGCAACGGCCCGCGCGATGGTCACGCAGTACGGCATGACCGAGCGTCTCGGCGCGATCAAGTTCGGCGGCGACAACACCGAGCCCTTCCTGGGCCGGGAGATGTCGCACCCGCGTGACTACTCGGAAGAGGTCGCCGCGCTCGTCGACGAAGAGGTCAAGAAGCTCATCGAGAACGCGCACAACGAGGCCTGGGAGATCCTGGTCGAGAACCGCGACGTCCTCGACGCGCTCGTGCTCCAGCTGCTGGAGAAGGAGACGCTGAACAAGGAGCAGATCGCCGAGGTCTTCGCTCCCATCGTCAAGCGCCCGGCCCGCCCCGCGTGGACCGGCTCCTCCCGGCGCACGCCGTCCACCCGCCCGCCGGTGCTCTCCCCCAAGGAGCTGTCACTGACGAACGGGGCGAACGGCTCGGCACCGGCCATCGCCACCGCGACGGAGTCCGTCCCGGTGACGGAGGCGGCTTCGGAGGACCGCACCGAGAGCTGA
- the folB gene encoding dihydroneopterin aldolase gives MDRVALRGLKARGHHGVFQKEREEGQTFIVDLTLGLDTRPAAADDDLAKTVHYGVVAEEVVAVVEGEPVDLIETLAERIAQACLKHDGVQEVEVCVHKPDAPITVPFDDVTVTITRSRV, from the coding sequence GTGGATCGTGTCGCGCTGCGCGGCCTCAAGGCCCGCGGGCACCACGGTGTCTTCCAGAAGGAACGCGAGGAGGGCCAGACCTTCATCGTGGACCTGACGCTGGGCCTGGACACCCGACCGGCCGCGGCCGACGACGACCTGGCGAAGACCGTGCACTACGGCGTCGTGGCGGAGGAGGTCGTGGCCGTCGTCGAGGGCGAGCCCGTCGACCTCATCGAGACGCTCGCCGAGCGCATCGCCCAGGCGTGTCTGAAGCACGACGGCGTCCAGGAGGTCGAGGTCTGCGTCCACAAACCGGACGCGCCGATCACGGTCCCCTTCGACGACGTGACCGTCACGATCACCCGGAGCCGAGTATGA
- the tilS gene encoding tRNA lysidine(34) synthetase TilS, whose product MGPHPAVAAIRLAVRRVLHDILTEHTPVPDTRRAPGIGAARPYAPDAERVPAPGTRRTPTPTPAQPPHGQRPTPLVLVACSGGADSVALASALAFEAPKLGIRAGGITVDHGLQPGSDLRADEVVLRLTELGLTPAESIAVTVGRDGGPEAAARDARYAALDAAADRLGATAILLGHTRDDQAETVLLGLARGSGIRSLSGMAAVSGADGRYRRPFLHLDRQIARKACMAQSLPVWDDPHNADPAYTRSRLRHEGLPALEKALGKGVVEALARTAQLSRDDADALDAWASQAEASVRDAAGLLECAKLYALPPAVRRRILRRAAIEAGAPAGSLFARHIEEVDRLITGWRGQGAINLPGKVVAQRQGGRLVIRQG is encoded by the coding sequence ATGGGTCCCCATCCTGCGGTCGCGGCGATACGCCTGGCGGTTCGCCGCGTACTCCACGACATCCTCACCGAGCACACGCCCGTCCCCGACACCCGGCGCGCGCCCGGCATCGGTGCCGCGCGCCCGTACGCCCCCGACGCGGAGCGCGTGCCCGCACCCGGTACGCGTCGCACACCGACACCCACCCCCGCCCAGCCCCCGCACGGGCAACGGCCGACGCCGCTCGTGCTCGTCGCATGCTCCGGCGGCGCCGACTCCGTGGCGCTCGCCTCCGCCCTCGCCTTCGAAGCCCCCAAACTCGGCATCCGCGCCGGTGGCATCACCGTCGACCACGGTCTGCAGCCCGGCTCCGACCTGCGCGCCGACGAAGTCGTGCTGCGCCTCACCGAGCTGGGGCTGACCCCGGCCGAGTCCATCGCCGTCACCGTCGGCCGCGACGGCGGGCCCGAGGCCGCCGCCCGCGACGCCCGGTACGCCGCCCTGGACGCCGCCGCCGATCGCCTCGGCGCCACCGCGATCCTGCTGGGCCACACCCGCGACGACCAAGCCGAAACCGTCCTGCTGGGCCTCGCCCGCGGCTCCGGCATCCGCTCCCTGTCCGGAATGGCCGCGGTCTCGGGGGCCGACGGCCGTTACCGCCGCCCGTTCCTGCACCTGGACCGGCAGATCGCCCGCAAGGCCTGCATGGCCCAGTCGCTGCCCGTCTGGGACGACCCGCACAACGCCGACCCGGCCTACACCCGCTCCCGGCTGCGCCACGAGGGCCTGCCCGCCCTGGAGAAGGCGCTCGGCAAGGGTGTCGTCGAGGCACTCGCCCGTACGGCCCAGCTGTCCCGTGACGACGCCGACGCCCTCGACGCCTGGGCCAGCCAGGCCGAGGCCTCCGTACGCGACGCGGCCGGCCTCCTGGAATGCGCCAAGCTCTACGCCCTGCCGCCCGCCGTACGCCGCCGCATCCTGCGCCGCGCCGCCATCGAGGCGGGCGCCCCGGCCGGTTCGCTGTTCGCCCGCCACATCGAAGAAGTCGACCGGCTGATCACCGGATGGCGCGGCCAGGGGGCCATCAATCTCCCCGGCAAAGTCGTCGCTCAGCGGCAGGGTGGCAGACTGGTGATTCGGCAAGGCTGA
- the folP gene encoding dihydropteroate synthase: protein MSNERGRGRVAGLPTWDRCAVMGVVNVTPDSFSDGGRWFDTTAAVKHGLGLVTEGADLVDVGGESTRPGATRVDEAEELKRVIPVVRGLASEGVTVSVDTMRASVAEQSLAAGASLVNDVSGGLADPAMIPAVAAAGAPFVVMHWRGFLQGGNVKGTYENVVSEVLNELHARVEAVLAGGIAPDRIVVDPGLGFSKDPEHDLALLAHLDRLGELGYPLLVAASRKRFLGRVLAGPEGAPPPARERDAATAAVSALAAHQGAWAVRVHEVRATADAVRVARAVESARSTAAPAAEGAR, encoded by the coding sequence ATGAGCAACGAGCGCGGGCGCGGCCGAGTCGCGGGACTGCCGACATGGGACCGCTGCGCGGTCATGGGGGTCGTCAACGTCACCCCCGATTCCTTCTCCGACGGCGGCCGCTGGTTCGACACGACCGCCGCGGTCAAGCACGGCCTGGGCCTGGTCACCGAGGGCGCCGACCTCGTGGACGTCGGCGGCGAATCCACCCGCCCCGGCGCCACCCGCGTCGACGAGGCCGAAGAGCTCAAGCGCGTCATCCCGGTCGTCCGCGGCCTCGCCTCCGAGGGCGTCACCGTCTCCGTGGACACCATGCGCGCCTCCGTCGCCGAGCAGTCCCTCGCCGCCGGCGCCTCCCTCGTCAACGACGTCAGCGGCGGCCTCGCCGACCCCGCGATGATCCCCGCCGTCGCGGCGGCCGGCGCCCCCTTCGTGGTCATGCACTGGCGCGGCTTCCTGCAGGGCGGCAACGTGAAGGGGACGTACGAGAACGTCGTCTCCGAAGTCCTCAACGAGCTGCACGCACGCGTGGAGGCCGTTCTGGCGGGCGGCATCGCCCCCGACCGCATCGTCGTCGACCCGGGCCTCGGCTTCTCGAAGGACCCCGAGCACGACCTGGCACTCCTCGCCCACCTCGACCGCCTGGGCGAACTCGGTTACCCCCTGCTCGTCGCCGCGTCCCGCAAGCGGTTCCTGGGCCGCGTCCTGGCCGGCCCGGAGGGCGCCCCGCCGCCCGCGCGCGAGCGGGACGCCGCCACCGCCGCCGTGTCCGCGCTCGCCGCCCACCAGGGCGCGTGGGCTGTCCGCGTCCACGAGGTACGGGCCACCGCCGACGCCGTACGGGTCGCCCGGGCCGTCGAGAGCGCCCGCAGCACCGCGGCGCCGGCCGCAGAGGGAGCCCGGTGA
- the folE gene encoding GTP cyclohydrolase I FolE encodes MTDPVTLDGEGLIGEFDEKRAENAVRELLIAVGEDPDREGLRETPGRVARAYREIFAGLWQQPEDVLTTTFDLGHDEMVLVKDIEVFSTCEHHLVPFRGVAHVGYIPATSGKITGLSKLARLVDVYARRPQVQERLTTQIADSLMEILEPRGVIVVVECEHMCMSMRGIRKPGAKTITSAVRGQLRDAATRNEAMSLIMAR; translated from the coding sequence ATGACCGACCCCGTGACGCTGGACGGCGAGGGCCTGATCGGCGAGTTCGACGAGAAGCGCGCCGAGAACGCCGTACGAGAGCTTCTGATCGCGGTCGGCGAGGACCCGGACCGCGAGGGCCTCAGGGAGACGCCGGGGCGCGTGGCGCGGGCGTACAGGGAGATATTCGCGGGGCTGTGGCAGCAGCCGGAGGACGTCCTGACGACGACGTTCGACCTGGGGCACGACGAGATGGTCCTGGTGAAGGACATCGAGGTCTTCTCGACCTGTGAACACCATCTGGTGCCGTTCCGCGGGGTCGCGCACGTCGGCTACATCCCGGCCACCAGCGGCAAGATCACCGGTCTGTCCAAGCTGGCCCGGCTGGTGGACGTCTACGCCCGCCGCCCGCAGGTGCAGGAGCGGCTGACGACTCAGATCGCCGACTCCCTGATGGAGATCCTGGAACCGCGCGGCGTGATCGTGGTCGTGGAGTGCGAGCACATGTGCATGTCGATGCGCGGCATCCGCAAGCCCGGCGCGAAGACCATCACGTCGGCGGTGCGCGGCCAGCTGCGGGACGCGGCGACGCGCAACGAGGCGATGAGCCTCATCATGGCGCGCTAG
- the hpt gene encoding hypoxanthine phosphoribosyltransferase, with protein MRVDAKDMGTDLKSVLITKEEIDAKLVELAAKIDAEYAGKDLLIVGVLKGAVMVMADLARALSTPVTMDWMAVSSYGAGTQSSGVVRILKDLDTDIKGKHVLIVEDIIDSGLTLSWLISNLGSREPASLKVCTLLRKPEAAKVAIDVEWVGFDIPNEFVIGYGLDYAEKYRNLPFVGTLAPHVYGG; from the coding sequence ATGCGGGTGGACGCGAAAGACATGGGCACCGACCTCAAGTCGGTGCTCATCACCAAGGAAGAGATCGACGCGAAGCTGGTTGAGCTGGCCGCGAAGATCGACGCGGAGTACGCGGGCAAGGACCTGCTGATCGTCGGTGTCCTCAAGGGCGCCGTGATGGTCATGGCGGACCTGGCGCGTGCGCTGTCCACCCCGGTCACCATGGACTGGATGGCCGTGTCCTCGTACGGCGCGGGCACGCAGTCCTCCGGTGTCGTGCGGATCCTCAAGGACCTCGACACCGACATCAAGGGCAAGCACGTCCTCATCGTCGAGGACATCATCGACTCCGGGCTGACCCTCTCCTGGCTGATCTCCAACCTCGGCTCCCGTGAGCCGGCCTCCCTCAAGGTGTGCACGCTGCTGCGCAAGCCCGAGGCGGCCAAGGTCGCGATCGACGTGGAGTGGGTCGGCTTCGACATCCCGAACGAGTTCGTCATCGGCTACGGCCTCGACTACGCGGAGAAGTACCGCAACCTCCCGTTCGTCGGTACGCTCGCGCCTCACGTCTACGGCGGCTGA
- a CDS encoding DUF3180 domain-containing protein has translation MKELRIRTLAAVFVVAGVLSWAGARLWNAVGTLPRVPLAAPIVLALIAVVLLATALSLRARLKAQRERRPGAKGVDPLMAARAVVFGQASALVAALVAGMYGGTGAFLLESLDIPARRDQAIYAGLSVLAGIGVIAAAFFLERVCKLPEDDDDNAGTAPVA, from the coding sequence GTGAAAGAGCTGCGCATCAGGACGCTGGCCGCCGTGTTCGTCGTGGCCGGTGTGCTGTCCTGGGCGGGCGCCCGCCTGTGGAACGCGGTGGGCACCCTCCCCCGGGTCCCCCTCGCCGCCCCCATCGTCCTGGCCCTGATCGCCGTCGTCCTCCTCGCGACGGCGCTCTCGCTGCGCGCCCGTCTCAAGGCCCAGCGCGAGCGCCGCCCCGGCGCCAAGGGCGTCGACCCCCTGATGGCGGCCCGCGCGGTCGTCTTCGGCCAGGCGAGCGCCCTGGTGGCCGCCCTGGTGGCCGGTATGTACGGCGGCACGGGCGCGTTCCTGCTGGAATCCCTCGACATCCCCGCCCGCCGCGACCAGGCCATCTACGCCGGCCTCTCCGTCCTCGCCGGCATCGGCGTCATAGCGGCCGCCTTCTTCCTGGAGCGCGTCTGCAAGCTCCCGGAGGACGACGACGACAACGCGGGAACCGCTCCGGTGGCATAG
- the folK gene encoding 2-amino-4-hydroxy-6-hydroxymethyldihydropteridine diphosphokinase has protein sequence MTAFSTKGQSDPTVQPVPASVVEQVDAADTTLQNPKRAVISLGSNLGNRLETLQGAIDALEDTPGVRVKAVSPVYETEPWGVEPGSQPTYFNAVVVLKTTLPPSSLLERAHAVEEAFHRVRDERWGPRTIDVDIVAYADVVSDDPVLTLPHPRAHERAFVLAPWHDVEPEAQFPGRGPVAQLLAALTRDGVTPRADLELRLPE, from the coding sequence ATGACCGCCTTCTCCACCAAGGGTCAGAGCGACCCGACCGTACAGCCGGTGCCCGCCTCCGTGGTGGAGCAGGTGGACGCCGCCGACACGACCCTGCAGAACCCGAAGCGCGCGGTGATCTCCCTCGGCTCGAACCTGGGCAACCGCCTGGAGACCCTCCAGGGCGCCATCGACGCCCTGGAGGACACCCCCGGAGTCCGCGTCAAAGCGGTCTCCCCCGTCTACGAGACGGAGCCCTGGGGCGTCGAACCGGGCAGCCAGCCCACCTACTTCAACGCGGTCGTGGTCCTCAAGACCACCCTCCCCCCGTCCTCGCTCCTGGAGCGGGCGCACGCGGTCGAGGAGGCCTTCCACCGCGTGCGGGACGAGCGCTGGGGCCCGCGCACGATCGACGTGGACATCGTGGCGTACGCCGATGTCGTCTCCGACGACCCGGTACTGACCCTCCCTCACCCGCGCGCCCACGAACGGGCCTTCGTCCTCGCCCCCTGGCACGACGTGGAACCCGAGGCCCAGTTCCCCGGCCGGGGCCCCGTGGCCCAGCTCCTCGCGGCGCTCACCCGAGACGGTGTGACGCCCCGCGCCGATCTGGAACTCCGGCTGCCCGAGTAG
- the dacB gene encoding D-alanyl-D-alanine carboxypeptidase/D-alanyl-D-alanine endopeptidase: MVVPELRAWRAARPHVVRVARTVKPHVARVTQAVRPRPVKFTTPQLTAVAATVGLALAAGAVAAAGPWDSTGQRTAERDWAASREGEGVADHGHTSATSRKSPQPAPSAASVLAGLGGSASTVPAPAEKALADVLDPLLDNAVLGATRTAVVVDVATGKRLYGKNADDVQIPASTTKIATAVAALTAPGPDHRLQTRTVLEPDTKEVVLVGGGDPTLTARKDAEGWASLRTLADETATALKARHLDQVTLSYDTSLYAGPALHPIGVNENIAQVTALMVDEARLNDSTSGTAGRALDPAADAARKFADLLHDKGIKTTSPGPSKATSRSQALASVSSPPLSALVERMLTNSDNDIAEALARQVALASDEQPSFEGDAKAILAQLKKLGLPLSGADFADGSGLNRADRLSADLLTALLAKAGDPAHPELRTVLTGLPIAGFTGTLSARYTDDPTATGVVRAKTGTLTGVNTLAGTVVDTDGRLLAFAFLTSDEAHPPNALEARAALDHTATALAACGCR; this comes from the coding sequence GTGGTCGTGCCAGAGCTGAGGGCTTGGCGGGCCGCGAGACCGCATGTGGTGCGGGTCGCGCGGACGGTGAAACCGCACGTGGCGCGGGTCACCCAAGCCGTGCGGCCGCGTCCCGTGAAGTTCACGACCCCGCAGCTCACAGCCGTCGCCGCCACCGTGGGCCTGGCACTCGCGGCCGGGGCGGTGGCCGCGGCCGGTCCCTGGGACTCCACCGGTCAGCGTACGGCCGAGCGCGACTGGGCCGCATCGCGGGAGGGCGAGGGTGTCGCAGATCACGGCCATACGTCCGCTACGTCCCGGAAGTCGCCCCAGCCCGCGCCCAGCGCCGCCTCCGTACTGGCCGGACTCGGCGGTTCCGCGAGCACGGTGCCCGCGCCCGCCGAGAAAGCCCTCGCGGACGTCCTCGACCCGCTCCTGGACAACGCCGTCCTGGGCGCGACGCGCACCGCCGTCGTCGTCGACGTCGCGACCGGCAAGCGGCTGTACGGCAAGAACGCCGACGACGTCCAGATCCCGGCCTCCACCACGAAGATCGCCACCGCCGTCGCCGCGCTGACGGCGCCGGGCCCCGACCACCGCCTCCAGACGCGTACGGTCCTGGAGCCCGACACCAAGGAAGTCGTCCTCGTCGGCGGCGGCGACCCGACGCTGACCGCCCGCAAGGACGCGGAGGGCTGGGCGAGCCTGCGCACCCTCGCCGACGAGACGGCCACCGCCCTGAAGGCCCGTCATCTGGACCAGGTGACACTCTCGTACGACACCTCGCTGTACGCCGGTCCCGCACTGCACCCCATCGGCGTCAACGAGAACATCGCGCAGGTCACCGCCCTGATGGTCGACGAGGCCCGGCTGAACGACTCGACCAGCGGAACGGCCGGGCGCGCCCTGGACCCGGCGGCGGACGCCGCCCGGAAGTTCGCCGACCTGCTGCACGACAAGGGCATCAAGACGACGTCCCCCGGCCCCTCGAAGGCGACGAGCCGTTCGCAGGCCCTCGCCTCGGTCTCCTCGCCGCCGCTGTCCGCCCTGGTCGAGCGGATGCTGACCAACAGCGACAACGACATCGCGGAGGCCCTGGCCCGCCAGGTCGCCCTCGCCTCGGACGAGCAGCCCAGCTTCGAGGGCGACGCGAAGGCGATCCTCGCGCAGCTGAAGAAGCTCGGACTCCCGCTGTCCGGCGCCGACTTCGCGGACGGCAGCGGCCTGAACCGCGCCGACCGGCTCTCGGCCGACCTGCTCACCGCGCTGCTGGCCAAGGCCGGCGACCCGGCCCACCCCGAACTCCGTACGGTCCTGACCGGCCTGCCCATCGCGGGCTTCACCGGCACCCTCAGCGCCCGCTACACCGACGACCCCACCGCCACCGGCGTCGTCCGCGCCAAGACCGGCACCCTGACCGGCGTGAACACCCTCGCCGGCACCGTCGTGGACACCGACGGCCGCCTCCTCGCCTTCGCCTTCCTCACCTCGGACGAGGCCCACCCGCCCAACGCGCTGGAGGCCCGGGCGGCCCTGGACCACACGGCAACGGCACTGGCGGCGTGCGGCTGCCGATAG
- a CDS encoding inorganic diphosphatase — translation MEFDVTIEIPKGSRNKYEVDHETGRIRLDRRLFTSTSYPADYGFVENTLGEDGDPLDALVILDEPTFPGCLIQCRAIGMFRMTDEAGGDDKLLCVPAHDPRVEHLRDIHHVSEFDRLEIQHFFEVYKDLEPGKSVEGANWVGRAEAEAEIERSYKRLKDQGGH, via the coding sequence GTGGAGTTCGACGTCACGATCGAGATTCCGAAGGGTTCGCGGAACAAGTACGAGGTGGACCACGAGACCGGTCGGATCCGCCTGGACCGTCGACTCTTCACCTCGACCAGCTACCCGGCCGACTACGGCTTCGTCGAGAACACCCTCGGCGAGGACGGCGACCCGCTGGACGCCCTGGTCATTCTGGACGAGCCGACCTTCCCCGGCTGTCTCATCCAGTGCCGCGCGATCGGCATGTTCCGTATGACGGACGAGGCCGGCGGCGACGACAAGCTGCTGTGCGTCCCGGCGCACGACCCGCGTGTGGAGCACCTGCGCGACATCCACCACGTGTCGGAGTTCGACCGCCTGGAGATCCAGCACTTCTTCGAGGTCTACAAGGACCTGGAGCCCGGCAAGTCCGTCGAGGGCGCCAACTGGGTGGGCCGCGCCGAGGCCGAGGCCGAGATCGAGCGTTCCTACAAGCGTCTCAAGGACCAGGGCGGTCACTGA
- a CDS encoding nuclear transport factor 2 family protein: MSAPRTDVEQVELANTSFYEAMERGDFEELSSLWLAPLDTADDDIEGEGAVISCVHPGWPVLNGRGEVLRSYALIMANTEYIQFFLTDVHVSVTGDTALVTCTENILSGGPAPDDSDELGPLVGQLVVATNVFRRTADGWKLWSHHASPVLAESGEEEDDDTAG; this comes from the coding sequence GTGAGCGCCCCCCGCACCGACGTCGAACAGGTCGAACTCGCCAACACCTCCTTCTACGAGGCGATGGAACGGGGCGACTTCGAAGAGCTGTCCTCGCTGTGGCTCGCCCCGCTGGACACGGCCGACGACGACATCGAGGGCGAGGGCGCGGTGATCTCCTGCGTCCACCCCGGCTGGCCCGTCCTCAACGGCCGCGGCGAGGTGCTGCGCTCGTACGCGCTGATCATGGCGAACACCGAGTACATCCAGTTCTTCCTCACCGACGTGCATGTCTCCGTCACCGGCGACACCGCCCTGGTGACCTGCACCGAGAACATCCTCAGTGGCGGTCCCGCCCCCGACGACAGCGACGAGCTCGGCCCGCTCGTCGGCCAGCTGGTCGTCGCCACGAATGTGTTCCGCCGCACGGCCGACGGCTGGAAGCTCTGGTCGCACCACGCCTCCCCCGTGCTCGCCGAATCCGGCGAGGAAGAGGACGACGACACCGCCGGTTGA